In Zea mays cultivar B73 chromosome 7, Zm-B73-REFERENCE-NAM-5.0, whole genome shotgun sequence, the following proteins share a genomic window:
- the LOC111589729 gene encoding uncharacterized protein isoform X3, giving the protein MESSPPSMPVDSPVSLDALIADPAAAPAACTASSLAVITARNRIKLLFSLQDEARKALENALGKKAEFDKWGVEIERRQRGYPRDPAACGGGWSGGGSWFRRLTGGGFWDAAKQTVLTILGIIAAFFLIANFNILVASVINSLLLVLRQIRRILSFIAYCVFQGALVERSGPKSSTLGLSNVAGVPVKEKAGMSAKERVVGKWAMD; this is encoded by the exons ATGGAGTCCTCACCTCCTTCTATGCCGGTCGATTCCCCAGTATCCCTGGATGCCTTAATCGCCGATCCTGCGGCCGCGCCGGCCGCGTGTACTGCCTCTTCTCTGGCGGTGATAACCGCAAGAAACAG GATCAAATTACTATTTTCCCTACAGGATGAAGCTAGGAAAGCACTGGAAAATGCCCTAGGGAAGAAGGCTGAGTTTGACAAATGGGGTGTGGAAATTGAAAGGAGGCAAAGGGGCTACCCTAGAGATCCTGCTGCTTGTGGTGGAGGATGGTCAGGAGGAGGCAGCTGGTTTAGGCGGCTTACTGGTGGAGGTTTCTGGGATGCAGCAAAACAAACTGTTCTTACAATCCTTGGCATTATCGCGGCG TTTTTCCTGATTGCAAACTTCAATATACTGGTGGCTTCTGTTATCAATTCGTTGTTGCTTGTGCTGCGGCAGATTCGGCGCATACTCTCCTTCATAGCTTACTGTGTTTTCCAGGGCGCATTGGTTGAAAGGTCTGGACCAAAGTCAAGTACCCTTGGCCTTAGCAATGTGGCTGGAGTGCCTGTGAAAGAAAAGGCTGGAATGTCTGCGAAAGAAAGAGTAGTTGGGAAATGGGCAATGGACTGA
- the LOC111589729 gene encoding uncharacterized protein isoform X4 yields MSPARPPPPSARLRAFPRDGVLTSFYAGRFPSIPGCLNRRSCGRAGRVYCLFSGGDNRKKQDEARKALENALGKKAEFDKWGVEIERRQRGYPRDPAACGGGWSGGGSWFRRLTGGGFWDAAKQTVLTILGIIAAGALVERSGPKSSTLGLSNVAGVPVKEKAGMSAKERVVGKWAMD; encoded by the exons ATGTCGCCTGCGCGGCCTCCTCCGCCTTCCGCTCGCCTCCGCGCCTTCCCCCGCGATGGAGTCCTCACCTCCTTCTATGCCGGTCGATTCCCCAGTATCCCTGGATGCCTTAATCGCCGATCCTGCGGCCGCGCCGGCCGCGTGTACTGCCTCTTCTCTGGCGGTGATAACCGCAAGAAACAG GATGAAGCTAGGAAAGCACTGGAAAATGCCCTAGGGAAGAAGGCTGAGTTTGACAAATGGGGTGTGGAAATTGAAAGGAGGCAAAGGGGCTACCCTAGAGATCCTGCTGCTTGTGGTGGAGGATGGTCAGGAGGAGGCAGCTGGTTTAGGCGGCTTACTGGTGGAGGTTTCTGGGATGCAGCAAAACAAACTGTTCTTACAATCCTTGGCATTATCGCGGCG GGCGCATTGGTTGAAAGGTCTGGACCAAAGTCAAGTACCCTTGGCCTTAGCAATGTGGCTGGAGTGCCTGTGAAAGAAAAGGCTGGAATGTCTGCGAAAGAAAGAGTAGTTGGGAAATGGGCAATGGACTGA
- the LOC111589729 gene encoding uncharacterized protein isoform X1, which yields MEEVEKRLTEKFQQAWEASTATLMELSKKMDGLDTLSTKMSEMEKRQMEHEKITQYVQAKMDLSMKSLAQVSQDQARLSNVVANANRGGSVAQRGGTGDGLMGAHPQAIPPSFQTSQTAPHVSHPTGGSGNHSSGEEARFGQEEVNRRGIESDQHHRRTWLPKWDFPVFEGEEARVWIDNCEAYFLLYQIPEEFRVSAASLHLKGRAAHWYQSFRDSVGFVDWIQFKLEIRNEFDLTTHSDRMLELLTLRQTGTVLEYKTQFEKLVYCIRLFDKAVSETFLVTQFVLGLKHELKVGVEMQFPKTVAMAAQLALKHESLHSRHTAGTRKAVGVKGVPPVGFKEGTESQGELWKAKQLKDYRRANGLCFKCGEKYMPGHKCKVPVQPLLNCISLEEGGDGGPLLSDELLDYLETNGDKSYDGMTVSLNAMSGTNNPRCVRIQALIKDQLILQLLDSGSSNTFISELACSRIGCETQNIEPVAVKVANEQIIYCQKKVVQLKWWCGGKTFTVDAFVLPATAYDMVLGMDWLEKFSPMLCDWDRKWVEFSYEGVRIRLQGVGNKSAALLPEASHEQIQRWHKGNEIWAVALLQQVTPELKVVTGQVPECVQEVLDQFKEVFKTPDSLPPSREYDHTISLLPGTTPVNVRPYRYSPLQKDEIERQVQEMLQAGTITRSVSPFASPVLLVKKKDGSWRFCVDYRKLNDITVKNKFPMPIIDEFIDELAGAKVFSKLDMAAGFHQIRMADQDEMKTAFKTHHGHFQFRVMPFGLTNAPATFQCLMNAVFQQLMRKCVLIFMDDILVYSPSLETHVVHLQQVFQVLETHQLYAKRSKCAFALTQIEYLGHIISDKGVSTDPSKTESMRRWPTPKSHTELRGFLGLTGYYRKFVKGYGILAKPLTVLLQQKQFGWPPSAQTAFEALKDAMITTPVLALPNFSETFVIETDACDTGIGAVLSQKGHPVAFYSKALGVKNSQLSTYEKEFLAILMAVEKWRCYLSRGPFVIRTDHRSLCHLQDQTLATDMQKKAMTKLAGLQFSVQYKKGAENKAADALSRVAHNMELSAISATTPVWLQEITNSYELDTHAQSLLAELAVSSPNEQGFELKNGLIYKNNRLVVGQNVGLQTKLISAFHASPLGGHSGIQATYQRVKKLFLWNGLKADVEQFVRQCHVCQQAKHEHCKYPGLLQPLPIPQSSWQDLSMDFIEGLPKSNGYSVILVVVDRLTKYAHFLAVKHPFTASHIAHLFFSQVVKLHGFPHTIVSDRDKVFTSTFWQELFKLSGTQLHLSSAYHPQSDGQTERVNQCLEMFLRCAVHNSPSQWAKWLDSAELWYNTSYHTSIKCSPFKALYGVEPNLGCIPVTDSLNPSEAQLTLQQRQEFLEVIKTNLASAQSRMKHYADLNRSFRQFQIGDLVYLKLQPFAQVSVAYRPCAKLSFKYFGPFKIVDKVGSAAYKLLLPESANIHPVFHVSQLKTHVPDYTPVFTELPPTAFSENVTPNPERILDRRLVKKGSAAVTQILIKWEGIPVEMASWEDYTVLQSRFPNSSIWGPAGASGGGTVTSVLHQDQANTVADD from the coding sequence ATGGAAGAGGTGGAGAAAAGGCTGACTGAGAAGTTCCAGCAAGCATGGGAGGCGTCGACTGCCACTCTCATGGAGCTGTCGAAGAAGATGGATGGGTTGGACACGCTGTCGACCAAGATGTCCGAGATGGAGAAGCGACAGATGGAGCATGAGAAGATCACACAGTACGTGCAGGCAAAAATGGATCTCTCCATGAAGTCTCTGGCACAGGTATCCCAAGATCAAGCGCGACTATCAAATGTGGTGGCGAATGCAAACCGAGGAGGGAGCGTCGCGCAGAGGGGAGGAACTGGTGACGGGTTGATGGGAGCTCATCCACAGGCAATACCACCCAGTTTCCAGACATCCCAGACCGCCCCTCATGTGTCTCATCCGACAGGAGGTTCAGGGAACCATTCGTCAGGTGAGGAGGCAAGATTTGGACAAGAAGAAGTTAACAGAAGAGGAATAGAGTCGGATCAACATCACCGAAGGACTTGGCTACCCAAGTGGGATTTCCCGGTATTTGAAGGGGAAGAAGCTAGGGTATGGATAGATAATTGTGAAGCCTACTTCCTGCTATACCAGATTCCAGAGGAGTTCAGAGTAAGCGCTGCCTCTCTCCATCTTAAGGGTCGTGCTGCTCACTGGTACCAATCATTTCGAGATTCTGTCGGGTTCGTAGATTGGATTCAGTTCAAGTTGGAGATTCGGAATGAATTTGATCTTACTACACATTCAGACAGGATGTTGGAATTGTTAACACTAAGGCAGACGGGGACTGTGTTGGAATATAAGACACAATTTGAGAAACTTGTCTATTGCATTAGGTTGTTTGACAAGGCTGTGAGTGAGACCTTCTTGGTGACACAATTTGTTTTGGGTCTCAAACATGAGTTGAAGGTTGGGGTGGAGATGCAATTTCCTAAAACAGTGGCTATGGCCGCTCAACTAGCTTTGAAACATGAGAGTTTGCATAGCAGACACACtgcaggaacaagaaaagcagtgGGAGTAAAGGGGGTTCCTCCAGTGGGCTTCAAAGAAGGTACAGAGTCTCAAGGAGAATTATGGAAGGCCAAACAATTGAAGGACTATAGGAGGGCAAatggactttgttttaaatgtggGGAGAAATACATGCCAGGCCACAAGTGTAAGGTTCCTGTACAACCATTGTTGAACTGCATCTCTCTGGAGGAGGGTGGAGATGGAGGACCTTTACTTTCAGATGAGCTATTGGATTATTTGGAGACAAATGGAGATAAGTCATATGATGGTATGACAGTATCCCTCAATGCTATGAGTGGCACTAACAACCCAAGATGTGTGAGAATACAAGCATTGATCAAGGACCAGTTAATCCTTCAGTTGTTGGATTCAGGCAGCTCTAACACTTTCATAAGTGAGCTAGCCTGTTCTAGGATTGGGTGTGAAACTCAGAATATAGAGCCTGTTGCAGTGAAGGTAGCAAATGAGCAGATCATCTACTGCCAGAAGAAGGTTGTCCAATTGAAGTGGTGGTGTGGTGGGAAAACCTTTACTGTAGATGCATTTGTGTTACCAGCCACTGCATATGATATGGTACTGGGAATGGATTGGCTGGAAAAGTTTAGTCCCATGTTATGTGATTGGGATAGAAAATGGGTGGAATTCAGTTATGAAGGAGTGAGAATCAGGCTGCAAGGGGTGGGCAATAAATCTGCAGCTCTGTTGCCAGAAGCATCCCATGAGCAAATCCAGAGGTGGCACAAGGGGAATGAAATTTGGGCAGTTGCATTGCTACAACAAGTGACACCAGAGTTGAAGGTAGTCACTGGTCAAGTCCCTGAGTGTGTTCAAGAGGTGTTGGACCAGTTTAAGGAAGTGTTTAAAACCCCAGATTCTTTACCACCCTCAAGAGAATATGATCATACTATCTCTCTGTTGCCTGGAACTACACCTGTGAATGTAAGGCCCTATAGATACTCACCATTACAGAAGGATGAGATTGAGAGGCAAGTCCAGGAAATGTTGCAAGCAGGAACAATCACTAGAAGTGTCAGCCCCTTTGCTTCTCCTGTTTTGTTggttaagaagaaggatgggagttGGAGATTTTGTGTGGACTATAGAAAATTGAATGATATTACAGTGAAGAACAAATTCCCTATGCCTATCATAGATGAGTTTATTGATGAGTTAgcaggagccaaggtgttttccaaattGGATATGGCTGCGGGTTTTCATCAGATAAGAATGGCAGACCAAGATGAAATGAAAACAGCATTTAAGACTCACCATGGACACTTCCAATTTAGAGTTATGCCATTTGGTCTCACAAATGCACCAGCTACATTTCAGTGTTTGATGAATGCTGTATTTCAGCAACTCATGAGGAAGTGTGTCTTGATTTTTATGGATGATATATTGGTGTATAGCCCTTCACTGGAGACACATGTTGTTCATCTACAACAAGTTTTTCAAGTATTAGAAACACATCAGTTGTATGCAAAAAGGAGCAAATGTGCTTTTGCTCTCACTCAAATAGAATACTTGGGGCATATTATTTCAGACAAAGGTGTGTCAACTGACCCTTCTAAGACAGAATCAATGAGAAGGTGGCCTACTCCAAAGTCACACACGGAACTTAGAGGATTTTTGGGACTCACAGGCTATTACAGGAAGTTTGTCAAGGGGTATGGGATACTGGCAAAacctctgacggtactgctgcaacAAAAACAGTTTGGAtggccaccatcagcacaaactgccTTTGAGGCTTTGAAGGATGCTATGATTACCACTCCTGTTCTTGCCTTACCTAATTTCAGTGAGACATTTGTCATTGAAACTGACGCTTGTGACACTGGCATTGGAGCAGTGTTGTCGCAAAAGGGACATCCTGTGGCTTTTTATAGTAAAGCTTTAGGAGTGAAGAACAGCCAACTGTCAACTTATGAGAAGGAATTTCTTGCAATATTAATGGCAGTAGAGAAGTGGAGATGTTATCTGAGTAGAGGACCTTTTGTGATTCGGACTGATCACAGAAGTTTGTGTCATCTTCAGGATCAGACTTTGGCAACGGATATGCAGAAGAAAGCAATGACCAAATTGGCCGGACTGCAATTTTCAGTACAATATAAAAAGGGAGCAGAAAATAAAGCTGCAGATGCCCTTTCTAGAGTGGCCCATAATATGGAATTGTCGGCCATTTCTGCAACAACTCCTGTGTGGCTTCAGGAGATAACAAATTCCTATGAGTTGGATACTCATGCTCAAAGTCTATTGGCAGAACTGGCTGTCTCTAGTCCAAATGAGCAAGGGTTTGAATTGAAGAATGGGCTGATTTACAAGAATAACAGGCTTGTAGTGGGACAAAATGTGGGGCTGCAAACAAAGTTGATTTCAGCCTTTCATGCATCTCCTTTGGGAGGACATTCAGGAATCCAGGCCACCTATCAAAGGGTGAAGAAGTTATTTCTTTGGAATGGACTCAAGGCTGATGTGGAACAATTTGTGAGGCAATGTCACGTGTGTCAACAAGCTAAACACGAACATTGTAAGTACCCAGGTCTGCTTCAGCCTTTGCCTATTCCCCAAAGTTCCTGGCAAGACTTGTCCATGGATTTTATTGAAGGGCTACCTAAATCCAATGGGTATTCTGTGATCTTAGTGGTTGTGGATCGCTTGACAAAATATGCCCATTTTTTAGCAGTTAAACATCCTTTCACAGCTTCACACATTGCTCACTTGTTTTTCTCTCAAGTGGTTAAACTACATGGATTCCCTCATACCATAGTTTCAGACAGGGATAAAGTGTTTACCAGCACATTTTGGCAAGAGTTATTCAAATTGTCTGGAACTCAGTTACATCTCAGTtcagcataccacccccaaaGTGATGGTCAAACGGAGCGTGTGAATCAATGCTTGGAGATGTTTTTGAGATGTGCTGTTCACAATTCCCCTTCTCAGTGGGCAAAATGGTTAGACTCAGCAGAGTTGTGGTACAACACATCCTATCATACTTCTATAAAGTGTTCTCCATTTAAAGCTTTATATGGAGTTGAGCCTAATTTGGGATGCATTCCTGTCACTGACTCTTTGAATCCTTCAGAAGCTCAACTCACCTTGCAGCAAAGACAGGAATTCTTGGAAGTAATCAAGACAAATTTGGCATCTGCTCAAAGCAGGATGAAGCATTATGCTGATCTGAATAGGTCTTTTAGACAGTTTCAGATTGGAGATCTGGTTTACTTGAAGTTGCAGCCTTTTGCACAAGTTTCAGTGGCTTATAGACCCTGTGCCAAATTATCATTCAAATATTTCGGGCCATTCAAAATAGTTGATAAAGTGGGATCTGCTGCCTACAAGCTATTGTTGCCTGAATCTGCTAATATACATCCagtgtttcatgtgtctcagctcaAGACACATGTTCCAGATTATACTCCAGTGTTTACTGAGTTGCCACCAACAGCTTTTTCTGAAAATGTGACTCCCAATCCAGAAAGGATATTGGATAGGAGGTTGGTGAAGAAAGGATCAGCTGCAGTTACTCAAATTTTGATCAAATGGGAGGGAATTCCAGTTGAGATGGCTTCCTGGGAGGATTATACAGTGCTGCAATCCAGGTTCCCGAATTCATCCATCTGGGGACCAGCTGGTGCTTCTGGAGGGGGCACTGTCACATCGGTGCTGCATCAGGATCAGGCAAACACCGTCGCGGATGACTGA
- the LOC111589729 gene encoding uncharacterized protein isoform X2: protein MSPARPPPPSARLRAFPRDGVLTSFYAGRFPSIPGCLNRRSCGRAGRVYCLFSGGDNRKKQDEARKALENALGKKAEFDKWGVEIERRQRGYPRDPAACGGGWSGGGSWFRRLTGGGFWDAAKQTVLTILGIIAAFFLIANFNILVASVINSLLLVLRQIRRILSFIAYCVFQGALVERSGPKSSTLGLSNVAGVPVKEKAGMSAKERVVGKWAMD from the exons ATGTCGCCTGCGCGGCCTCCTCCGCCTTCCGCTCGCCTCCGCGCCTTCCCCCGCGATGGAGTCCTCACCTCCTTCTATGCCGGTCGATTCCCCAGTATCCCTGGATGCCTTAATCGCCGATCCTGCGGCCGCGCCGGCCGCGTGTACTGCCTCTTCTCTGGCGGTGATAACCGCAAGAAACAG GATGAAGCTAGGAAAGCACTGGAAAATGCCCTAGGGAAGAAGGCTGAGTTTGACAAATGGGGTGTGGAAATTGAAAGGAGGCAAAGGGGCTACCCTAGAGATCCTGCTGCTTGTGGTGGAGGATGGTCAGGAGGAGGCAGCTGGTTTAGGCGGCTTACTGGTGGAGGTTTCTGGGATGCAGCAAAACAAACTGTTCTTACAATCCTTGGCATTATCGCGGCG TTTTTCCTGATTGCAAACTTCAATATACTGGTGGCTTCTGTTATCAATTCGTTGTTGCTTGTGCTGCGGCAGATTCGGCGCATACTCTCCTTCATAGCTTACTGTGTTTTCCAGGGCGCATTGGTTGAAAGGTCTGGACCAAAGTCAAGTACCCTTGGCCTTAGCAATGTGGCTGGAGTGCCTGTGAAAGAAAAGGCTGGAATGTCTGCGAAAGAAAGAGTAGTTGGGAAATGGGCAATGGACTGA